The Fontisubflavum oceani genomic interval AAGGCGGAGAGCCCCAACACAATCAGAGTGACAAGCAGGGTTTGCCGCCGTCCGGTGTCGGGTGAAGTAAGACAGGACACCGCCCGCGCTGGCCGGAAGCTGCCGCATGCGCTAGCTCCCCATCCGCGCTTCGATACGCGCCACCATGCGGGCCGGCACCTCGTCTTGGTTCAGCTGCCGCAGCATCCGCTCTTTCACATCCGCGGGAATGAAGGCGTTGCTTTCGACATAGGCGATTAAGCGGGCGCGGCGATCAGGATCAAGCGCGACGGTCTCCGGCGCTGTTTCAACCTCACCACCTTCGGTCGGACGCAGCGCGTTGATCCGAATGCCCGCGCCCAGAACTGGCGTCCGGGCCAAAACGACCTCTCGACCATGGAGCGGCGGCGCGCGGATGATCACATCATCGCCTTGCCGCCGGAGCAAGGTCACCTGCGCCTCTTCCAAACGGTCATCCGCGCCCAGAACCAAGACGCGATTGTCGCCATCCACCGCAGTCGCGGGCAGAAGGGCCACATTGTCCAACGGCGCTTCCTCAAGCTGCACGGTCACGAAATCGCCGGTGCGAAACCCACGGACTTCCTGCAGCTGTGCAAAGAGCAGACGGCCCGATTGCCCCTCTTCAACCGCGCCGCTCTCGCGGGTCAGGACAGCCGGTGCGGTGACATCAAGGCCAAACACGTCTAGGACAACCGTCACGGGCAACCGAGGCAGTTGCCCGTCATCGTCCAACAGGCGGGAATATTGCGTCGTCGAAACCCGGAACGCGACTTCGAGTCTTTCGGGATCAATCAACCGCGCGATTTGTTCGTTGCGATTGACCAAACGGCCCGCGACCACATTGACCTCTGCCAGAACGCCGGAGAACCCGGCGCGCAATTCGGTTTCGGCCAAAACCCGGTCCGCTTCGGTCAGGCTGATCCGCCGCCGGTCAATCGCGGTGCCGGCTTGATCCACCCGTGCCTCGGCCTGCGCAAGGGCCTGACGGCGGGACAAAACGGCTTGATCCGCGGTGGCGGCGGCCAGTTCCGCCGTCTCGACCGCGGCGGCGCTGCCCACTCCGCGTTCTGCGAGGTCTTGCTGCCGGACCAAAGCGCGCGCACGCAAATCGGCCTGGGTTTGTGCCGCCGTCACATCCTCCTGCGCCAGGTCCAACGCCCGGATCGCATCGCGCAGCTCTGCTTCGGCTTCACGCATGTCGGCGGCGGCAGTGTCGCGAGCCGATTGCGCCTCGGCAGGGTCGATGCGGAGCAAGAGCTGCCCGGCCTCAACCGCGCCGCCATCCTCAAACCCATCAGCCAGTTCAACCACCAGACCCTGGGCCGGGGCGCGCAACTCCAAGGTGCGGCGGCTGCGCACCTCGCCAAAAGCCGTTAGAACCGGCGTCGCCGTCTGCGGCTCCAAAGTGCGCACTTCCGCTGTGAACACGCGCTCGCGCGCAGCCCCCGGGCGCCCCTCCTCCGCCCAACGCGATTGCAGCGCGGAATAGACCGTGTTTCCGGCCCAGGCGAGCAGGCCCACGGTCAGAGAAATCAGGAACAGGCCCACAACGGAGCGTCGGAAAAATCGCATTCAGGTGCCTATCACGGTGCCAAGAGCCTCAAAGGTAGTATCTGAGGCGATCACGTCCAAGTCACGGGTCTTTGCAGGCTTGCACGCAGCCGCCGTTTACTTCCGTCGCTTATGTTCATCTAAACGTGGAAAAATTTCGACGAAATTGCAGGGGCGGTGCCGATAATCGAGCTGCCAGCGCAAAATCTCGTCCCACGCGTCTTTGCAGGCCCCGCTGCTTCCGGGCAGGGCAAACAGATAGGTTCCATCGGCAACACCACCCGTCGCGCGAGATTGCACGGCGGAGGTGCCGATTTTCTGCATCGAGACCATGGTGAACACGGTGCCGAAGGCTTCGATCTCTTTCTCATAGACATCGCGATGGGCCTCCACGGTCACATCGCGGCCCGTCAGGCCGGTTCCACCAGTGGAGATAATCACATCAATCTCTGGGTCCGCGCACCAGGCACGCAGTTGATCCGCGATCTGGTGTCGCTCATCACGCAGGATTTGACGCGCGGCGAGCTTGTGGCCCGCATCGGTCAGTCGCTGAACCAAAAGATCGCCGGATTTGTCTTCTGCCAAACCGCGCGTGTCGGACACGGTCAGAACCGCGATGCGGACCGGCAGAAACTCTTTGCTTTCGTCAATTCGGGACATGGGTGACCTCAAAACGGGGGTTATTTCTGGAAGATTGGGGCGCCTATGTCTCGGCCTGCCCACTTAGAACAATGAGCAGGTGCATCATCCGCCGCCGCCCAGCCGCGCCTGGAGGCTCAGCAAATCCGCCCAGGTCTCGCGTTTCATGATCGGGTTTCGCAGCAGATAGGCCGGGTGGAACATCGGCAGAACCGGCTTGCCCAACCCATCGGTCCAGTGCCCGCGCATCCGTGTGATACCTTTGCGCCCCAGAATGCCGAGGCAGGAGATATTGCCCATCAGCACCAAAACCTCTGGTGCGGCGAGTTCCACATGCCGTTTCACGAAATGGCAGCATCATCGCCATTTCTTCCGGACTCGGATCGCGGTTCTGTGGTGGACGCCAAGGCAGGATATTGGTGATGTAAAGCGCGTTGTCGCCATCCCGGTCGCGCCCCATCCCAATGGCATCGAACATCTTGTCGAGGAGTTGCCCGGCCCGGCCAACAAAGGGCTTGCCTTGTATGTCTTCATCGCGCCCGGGCGCTTCACCGATGATCATGACCCGCGCACCGGGCACGCCATCCGAGAAAACAAGGTTCCGCGCGCCGCGTTGCAACTCGCAATGCGGATAGGCGGCCATCGCTGCTTTCAACGCATCCAAATCGTCCGCGGCACCCGCCATCTGGCGTGCCTCGGCCACAACATCGGCCTCCACCGCGACAGGTGTCGCGGCAGCGGCTGGCGTCGGTGCGGGTTTGGCAGATGGCTTCGGCGCGGCTTCGGCAAGCTCAAAGCGGTTGAGCGGCAGATCTCCGATCGCTTCATCCGCGCCCAGCTCCACTTGCCACTCCAAGAGCGCCTTTGCCGAATGAAAATCCAGAGCCTGATCCATGGTGCCAAGCTAGGCCCGCTCGCGACCGAGGTAAATGGCTATTGGGTGGCCCGAAATGCCGTCATTCGACGCATGGCCAGTGATCCGACAAATGCGACGGCTCAGACGCTTGCCGGGGGCGGCGCGCCTGCCTATAAGCGGCGCAGTCAGAGCGAGGGGTCGATGACGTTCCGCCAAAACCATCTGCTTGGGATCGAACCTCTGCATCCGGAGGAGATCACCACGATCCTCGATCTCGCCGACCGCTATGCTGAAATGGAGCGCGGCACGCAGAAGCATGGCGACGCGCTGACCGGGCTGACCCAGATCAACATGTTCTTCGAGGCCTCGACCCGCACCCAGGCGAGTTTTGAGATCGCGGGCAAACGGCTTGGTGCCGATGTGATGAACATGGCGATGGCTGCCAGCTCCCTGAAAAAGGGCGAGACGCTAATCGACACGGCGCTGACGCTGAACGCAATGCATCCGGATTTGTTGGTCGTGCGTCATCCACATTCCGGCGCGGTGAACCTGCTGGCCGATAAGGTGAATTGCGCGGTTCTGAACGCCGGGGATGGGCGGCATGAGCATCCGACGCAGGCGCTGCTCGATGCCCTAACGATCCGCCGGGCCAAGGGGCGGCTGCACCGCCTCAACATCGCGATCTGTGGTGACATCGCGCATTCGCGCGTCGCCCGCTCAAACATCCTGCTGCTTGGCAAGTTGGAGAACCGCATCCGGTTGATCGGCCCGCCGACGCTGATACCCTCTGGCGTCGCCGATTGGGGTGTCGAGGTCTATGACGATATGGATGCGGGGCTTGAAGGTTGCGACGTCGTGATGATGCTCCGGCTGCAAAAAGAGCGGATGGATGGCGCGTTTATCCCGTCGGAGCGCGAATACTATCATCGCTTTGGGCTCGACGCGGAGAAGCTTTCGGCGGCGAAAGACGATGCGATTGTCATGCATCCGGGCCCGATGAATCGGGGTGTGGAGATCGACGGCACCCTGGCCGATGACATCAACCGCTCGGTCATTCAGGAACAGGTGGAGATGGGCGTGGCCGTGCGCATGGCGGCCATGGATTTGCTGGCGCAGAACCTCCGCGCCGCCCGCGAACCACAAGGGGTGATGGTGTGAGCGCGGTACTGCATGTTCTGGCCCTGAACCTGCCGCTCGAGATTCGGCACACGCATCTGACCCGGCAACAAGGCGAAACGCCGGACCTCCCGGATTTGGCGGCATGGTTGGGTGTGAGCACCCTCCAAACCGATCAGGTAGAGCTGTTCCCCGTGGCCGACTTGGCCGGGCTATCGCTGAGCGCCTACGTGATGGCCGCCTTTGATGTGGACGAGGCCGCCCTAGAAGAGGCCGTCAAGCGCCTCGACGTGCTGGAAGGGTCCGTTTTGCTGGTGCCCTCCTCGGCCGTCGATGCACCGCCATCACCCGGCGCAGAGGCGACTTTGATCGCATCCCTCTCGATGGCAGAACCAGATCATTCCGCAGATTTGCCGCCTGCCGATGTTGCGCCGACACGCTCAGCTGAGCCGACCCCCGCGCCAAATGGAGCCGGTTTTCGCATCCCACCGGTCGGGATCGGCCTAATCCTCGTGTTTGTTCTGGTGCTTTTGATCTGGTGGTTGAGATGAGCAACGCGATGCAAACACATACACCGATGGCACCAACCTCCGAACTGAACCCTGGTGAGGAGGTCATCACCAGCTTCAGCGGAGACAAAACCACCTACTGGCGTGCCCATGCTTGGATGGCGGCGGTTGCCATGGCGCTTGGCATGGGCGTTCTGGCCGCCCTTGGGAATGCCCATATCTGGACAGGTGCCGTCGGCGGCCTGGCCGCGATTGCCGTGCGGGCCTTCTATCTGGCCAGCGACGAGGTGGCCGCCCGATGGGATTTGACCAATCACCGCCTGCTCGGCCCCGGCACCCGGTCGATTCCGCTTGATCAAATCACCCGGGCGCGCAGCCTGTTCGGCGCGGTGCAGATCGTCACCAGCGGCGGCGACAAGCATTTGCTCAAATATCAAGCCGACACCGCCGCCGTGATTGCCCAGATCGACGCCGCACGCGGCGCAGAGCCGGAGACGACCCCATGACCAACGCGCTTTTACACAATGCGCGGTTGATCGATCCAGAGAGCGGATCAGACACCCTCGGCTGGCTGCGGATCGAAGATGGCGCGATCGCGGAGATCGGCGAGGGCGACCGCTCTGGCGGCACCGATTGCGGCGGCCTTTGCTTGGCACCCGGGATCATCGATCTGGGTGTGAAGGTGGGTGAACCCGGGGAACGGCACAAGGAGAGCTTCCGAACCGCAGGCGCAGCGGCCGCAGCCGGCGGGGTGACGACAATCGTAACCCGCCCCGACACCACGACGCCAATCGATACGCCCGAAGTGCTCGATTTCGTCCGCAGGCGTGGGCAAGAGGCGGCACCGGTGCGTTTCCGCCCGATGGCGGCGCTGACCAAAGCCCGCGACGGTCGCGAGATGACGGAGCTTGGCTTTCTGCTCGATGCGGGCGCTGTTGCCTTTACCGATGGCGACCGGGTCACGACCGACATCAAAGTTCTGAGCCGATGCATGACCTATGCCCGGTCTCTTGGGGCGCTGATCGTGGCGCATCCGCAGGACCCGGGCCTGAGTGCGGGCGCGGCAGTGACTTCCGGCAAATTCGCCTCACTCCGCGGCCTGCCCGCCGTCTCGCCCATGGCGGAGCGGATCGGGCTGGAACGGGACCTCGCCTTGGTCGAGATGACCGGCGCACGCTATCACGCCGATCAGATCAGCACGACCGCCGCTCTGCCCGCACTCACCCGCGCGAAAGCCGCAGGCCTTGATGTCACCGCAGGCGTTTCGATCCATCATCTGACCTTGAACGAGCTGGATGTGGCTGATTATCGAACCTTCTTTAAGGTCAAACCGCCGCTTCGATCAGAGGAAGATCGGATGGCGATGGTTGAGGCCGTGCGCGACGGCCTCATCGACGTGATTTGCTCCATGCACACACCGCAAGATGAAGAAAGCAAACGCCTGCCTTACGAAGCCGCCGCCTCGGGGGCCGTGGGCTTGGAGACGCTCCTGCCCGCCGCGCTTCGTCTCTATCATGCGGAACAACTGACACTTCCGGAGCTGTTCCGCGCCATGTCCTTGAACCCGGCTCGCCGGTTGGGGCTTCCGGGTGGCCGTCTAGCCGAAGCCGCGCCCGCCGATCTGGTTTTGTTTGACCCCGATGCCCCGTTTGTCTTGGACCGCTTCACGCTCAGGTCGAAATCCAAGAACACCCCCTTCGACGGGCAACGCATGCAAGGCCGGGTCGAGCAAACCTTTGTCGGCGGAGATGTGGTTTATGACCGAGGCGCGGCATGATCCCGGCGATTGAAACCGCTGGCGCGACGCTCGCTCTGGTCGCGATTGCGGCCTATCTGCTTGGCTCAGTGCCGTTTGGCCTGGTGATCGCGCGGCTTTTTGGCCTGGGTGATATCCGGCAAATCGGATCGGGCAATATCGGCGCGACCAATGTGCTGCGAACCGGCAATAAGCTGGCGGCCTTTCTGACGCTGATCTTAGACGCTGGCAAAGGTGGCATAGCCGTTCTGCTTGCCCGCGCGCTTTTCGCAGATGACGCGGCGCAGATCGCCGGGTTCATGGCGTTTCTGGGCCATTGCTTCCCGGTTTTCCTGGGCTTCAAAGGCGGCAAGGGCGTGGCCACATTCCTCGGCACACTCCTAGCCCTCTTCTGGCCCGCGGGCATCGCCGCCTGCCTGACTTGGCTCGTAACCGCCGCGATCAGTCGGATTTCCTCTCTCTCAGCTCTGGTGGCCGCCGTTTTGACTCCGGTCTGGATGACGCTTCTTGGGATGCCTGAGGCCAGCATCGTAACAGTCGCATTGGCAGCGCTGATCCTCGTTCGGCATCAAAAAAACATCGAACGTATTCGCGATGGCAGCGAGCCAAGAATAGGCAAGTAATTTCGGCGCAGTTGGTTTATCCTATCGGACATCACAAATTAGACGTGAGGTCATCATGAATTTTCAAACGGCCGTTCGTACGGTTCTTCTCGAAAAATATGCCACCTTCTCTGGCCGGGCCCGCCGGGCCGAGCTTTGGTGGTTTGTTCTCTTCAATATCGTGGTCAGTATCATTTTAAGCATCATCGATCGGGCGATATTCGGTGTCTCGATGGAAACCGGCATGACGAACAGCGTGCTTGGGGTGATCTACTCCCTCGCCGTTCTGCTGCCCAGCATCACGGTCGGTGCGCGGCGGTTGCATGACATTGGCCGGTCCGGCTGGTGGCTGCTGATCGCTTTTATCCCGCTGATCGGCGCGTTGATCCTGATCTACTGGTATATCCAGCCCAGCCAAGACGGCAGTAACGAACACGGCCCGAACCCGATCACCGGGGATTAATAGCTGTATTCACCGTAAATCCGGGTCAGGTCTCCCCCCCCAATCGCCATGATAATGCGCCAGAAGCTCATCGGCGGGGACATGACCCAATTCAACACTCTCTTTCAGCGCATTCAGGAAATGGGTCTCATCCGGAATCAATCCGCCCGCGCCGGGGCAACCCCGCGCCGCCAGCCCCGACTCTGCGATGCTCAGCACCTCGCGCGCCAGATCATGCATTTTGATCGCGCCAACCGCGGCTTGTAGCCCATCGACCGAGGCCGCGACGCGAAGCGCCTCGCGTGTCTCCGCATCCCAGCCCTTGACCAGATCCCAAGCCGCATCCAGCGCCCCTTGATCATAGGTCAGCCCGACCCAGAACGCCGGAAGCGCGCAAAGCCGCCGCCAAGGCCCGCCATCGGCACCGCGCATCTCGATGAATTTCTTCAGCCGCGCCTCGGGGAAAATCGTGGTCAGATGGTCAGCCCAATCGCTGAGCGTCGGCATTTCGCCGGGCAGTGCAGGTAACTCGCCCTTCAAGAAATCGCGGAAGGACATGCCGAGCGCATCGACATATTTCCCGTCGCGATAGACAAAATACATCGGCACATCGAGCGCGTAATCCGCCCAGGCCTCGAACCCGAACCCATCTTCGAACACGAAAGGCAACATGCCGGTCCGGTCGGCATCCAAATCGCGCCACACGCGCGACCGCCAGCTCTTATGGCCGTTCACCTTGCCTTCGAAAAACGGTGAATTGGCAAAAAGCGCGGTCGCGACGGGCTGCAATGCAAGGGCAACGCGCAGCTTTTGCACCATATCGGCCTCGGACCCGAAATCGAGATTGACCTGAACCGTGCAGGTCCGGCGCATCATCGCCGTGCCCATCGTGCCGACTTTCTGCATATAGGCATCCATCAGCTTATAGCGGCCCTTGGGCATCAGCGGCATCTGCTCATGGGTCCAAATCGGTGCGGCCCCCAACCCGATGAAACCAACCCCGATTTGGTCGGCCACAGCCTTCACCTCGCGGAGGTGGTCGTTCACCTCGTCGCAAGTCTGATGGATCCTCCAGCGGAGCGCCAGAAAGCTCCAAAGCGCCGCCCGGCTCGAGGCTGACATTCGCGCCGTCTTTCTCCAGCCCGATGATATGGCCGCCTTCCAAAACCGGCGACCACCCAAACCGGTCGCGCAGCCCTTCCAACACCGCCTGGATCGAGCGCGTGCCCTCATAGGGCAGCGGCTTCAACGTGTCTTTGCAATAGCCGAATTTCTCGTGTTCGGTGCCAATCCGCCAATCTTCTTTGGGTTTGCAGCCATCGGCCAAGTATTCGGCCAGTTGCTCATGCCGCTCGATCGGGCCGCCGCCAGATTGGGGAATAGACATGGGGGTTCGCTCCGGGGTTCAGGGCATGTGTGAAGGCAAGGACTGACGCGCGGGCCTGGTCAAGTCAAGGCCGCGAGCGGGGCCTTTCGCCAAAGCGTGATCGTCCCGGGTTCGGTCCGGCGCAGGCTGGCCAAGAGATGCGGGGTTGAGAGGCCCTCGAGCCGGGTGAATGCATCAAACAATATGTCAGCCCCACTCGCGTCGGTCGGGATGACCAGCACCTGCTCCACTTCGGCCAAGACCCAATAGGTCTTCCCATCGCCGGCGCGGCGAAGCGACAAGGCCTCCAACTCATCCAGAGCGACCGCGCCGCCGTAATAGGGGCCCATATAGGTGACCTTCCCCTCAATCAGATCGACAACGCCCGGCCCCTCGCCCGAGCCTGCAAATCGCATCCGGCGCACGGCGATCGCCCCCATCGGCACCGCGACGGCCACCAGAACCCATCCGAATGCCGGCACGATCCGCCCATGATCCAGCGCGATCCAGAGGCCCAGTGCGGCCAGGACCAGGGCGGCCAAGACCTCACGCCAGCGATAGAGCGTCCGACGTGCCTCGGGGCGGAGAAAGCTAGACATGGGTCGGCTCCTCGAAAAGGCAGATGGAAAACGTCCCGATCCGTTCAAATCCGATTGCGATATAGGCCCGCGCGGCGCTCTCGCTGGCAGCAAAAAGCGTTGCGCGGGAGGCCCGTCCAGCGTCGCGCAACCCGGCCAGGTGCAAGGCCACCGCCCGGCGTGCATAGCCGCGACCACGCAACTCCGGTGGCGTATAGACCCCGCCGACCTGCACAACATCCAGAGCCGAGGCGTTGATACCAGTCAGCGCAAGCGGCACACCGTCGTCGATCAAAACGGCATGCGAGCCCTGCACCAACCAATCCGATATCGCCGCCTCTGCTTCGGCTTCTGCCCGCTCCGGGGAGCGGCCAACCACCTCGATCTCATAGGCCACACGCCAGGCGTACAGAAATTGGCGGTGCGTGTCGGAGAGCGGAACCAGTTCACCCGGCCCGTCAGGTACCCGCAGATCGCTCAGATCAAGCGCGAATTGAGGCTCATCATCATCAATCGACATCGGCTGCGCGGAGAGACCTAACGCGGTGCGAAGAGGCCGCACTTGATCTTTCGCGCCGACAAACCCAGCCAGCGGCAAGTCGTGGAGCAGGGTTCGCGCGTCGCTCCAAGGCGCAGCGCTTGTTCCTTGCGGCATCACCATACCGCTCTCACTGACACCGAGAAGATCGGTGATCTCCTCGCCTTTCCGGGCAATCCAGAACCGCATCGCATGGCGGTGGCCGCCTGCCATCCCATATCTCAAAAGGTTAGAAAGCGGGAACATGGCGGTCATCACATGTTGGCCCAGAAACACGATAATCGCCTCCCGATCATCAAGCGTTGCGGGGATCATTCCCAATCGCCTTTCGTCGCCTGAAAGAGGGTCAGCGCCGCAACGGCCGCTGTATCGGCGCGGAGAATGCGCGGGCCGAGGCTGATTGGAGTGACATAGGGCAAGCCGTGCAAACGGTCCCGCTCCGATGGGCTGAAGCCCCCTCCGGTCCGATCAGGATCGCCCATTTCGATCCATCTGGCGCACGCTCAAGCGCGGCTTTCGCCCCAACGAGCGCCTCATCCGCAAAGATCAGATGTCGATCCTCGGGCCAATCGGCCAAAACGGCGCTCAGTTTCTGCAACCCCGCCACCTCGGGCACATAGGTCCCACCGCACTGCTCCGCCGCCTCAACCGCGTGGGCCTGTAGCCGGTCCTGGCGGATGCGTTCGGCATTGGTGAACTCAGTCTGCACCGGGCAAATCCGGGCCGTACCAAGCTCGGCGGCTTTCTCGACGATGAAATCCGTCCGCGCCTTTTTGATCGGCGCGAAGAAGAGCCAGAGATCGGGCGGCATCTGCAATGGCGCGGTCTGCTCGACACAAGCCAAGACACCGCCCCGCTTGCCGGCCTCCGCAATCTCGGCCCGCCATTCGCCATCGCGCCCGTTGAACAGCAACACAGCCCCACCGACGGCCTGCCGCATCACACCAAAGAGGTAATGCGCCTGCTCCCGCGACAGAGGGACCATTTGCCCCGGACCCAAAGGGTGCTCTACATAAAGCCTGATTTTTGCATGTGCCGACATGAGGCCAAACTATGAGCGAGACGCCAGGAACGCCAGAGGGCCAAGTTGCCGATGCGGTGCGCGACAACTGGGTCGACACATATGCGCCAGATTGGTCGCGGCCCTATCTGCGGCTAAGCCGGGCCGACCGTCCGATTGGCACGTGGCTTTTGCTTCTGCCGTGCTGGTGGGGCGTGTTTTTGGCCGCCGCTGCTGACCCTGAGGGCTTGCGTCTGTTTGACCTGTGGATCGTTATCGCCACCGCTCTTGGAGCGTTTTTGATGCGCGGCGCGGGGTGTACGTGGAACGACATCACCGATCGCGACTTTGATGCTGCCGTCGCCCGCACCAAATCTAGGCCAATCCCGTCCGGGCAGGTGACCGCCAACCAAGCGCTCGGCTGGCTGGTGATCCAAGCGCTGATCGCCTTCGGCATCCTTTTGACGTTCAACCTGAACACCATCTTGCTCGGCATTCTCGCGCTTGTGCCGGTCGCGATTTACCCGTTTGCCAAGCGCTTCACCTGGTGGCCGCAGGTGTTTCTGGGTCTCGCCTTCAACTGGGGGGCGCTTCTGGCCTGGACCGCCCATAGCGGCAGCCTCGCCGGGCCAGCGGTCGTCTTGTATCTGGCCGGGATCGCCTGGACGCTGTTTTACGACACGATCTACGCCCATCAGGACACCGAGGATGATGCGCTGATCGGGGTAAAATCCACCGCACGTTTGTTTGGCGAGCAGAGCAAACTTTGGCTCCGGGCGTTCTTGATCACCTCGGTCCTGGTGATGGCCATCGCCGTGATCATGGCGCTGGCGCCTGGTGGCAACCTCTTGGCGATGGTGTTTACGCTTGCCGGGGCCTGGGCATTCGGTTGGCATATGGTTTGGCAATTGGGTCAGCTTGATACAGATGATCCAGAGACCTGCATGCGGCTTTTCCGATCAAACCGTGATACCGGCTTGCTCGTTGCGCTGTTTTTCGCCTTAGCCGCGCTGGTTTGATTGAACGCCCCCACCAAGGCGCTAAGCCCTTTGGCATCCGTGAGCAGAGCTGGACGTGACCTTATGAGCAAGATTTCCACCCTTATTGCCGCGCTGGCCTTTGTGGTCGCCGGCGCGCTCTGCGTTATCGTTGCGGTCGTCGCAGCACTCCGGATCGAGGATCGCTCGACCGAGGCGGTGGCCTTTGCGATGCGCGAAGAAGGGTTGGATTGGGTCTCGGTCGAGGCGGATGGGCTGCAAGTCCAACTGATCGGCACAGCGCCGGATGAGGCTGCCCGGTTTCGAGCGCTGGCGCGCGCTGGCGCCGTGGTGGACGCGGATCGCGTGATTGACGCCCTTGATGTGACGGAGCCCGATAGTGTCGCGCCCCCACGTTTCTCCCTCGAGATGCTCCGGAACGGCGATGGCATTTCGCTGATCGGGCTGGTCCCCGAGGCGATTGGACGCGAGGCCGTGGCCGATGGAATTTCTGGCATTCGCGACGGCGTCGAGGTGGCCAATATGGTGGAGACCGCGACCTATCCAATCCCCGCCGATTGGGAGGCCGCGATGGCCTTTGGCTTCCGGGCGCTGAACGAACTGCCCCGGTCACAAATCTCAGTCTTTGACGGGCGCGTTGAGGTGACCGCGGTGAGCGAGAGCATCGAAGAGCGGCGGCGCTACCTGGCCGCTCTAAATCGGGCGCGGCCCGATGGCGTCGAAGTCATCATGGACATCTCGGCCCCGCGCCCGGTGATCACGCCCTTCACACTGCGCTTTGTCCGCGATCTCGAAAGCGCGCATTTCGAGGCCTGCTCCGCCGATACCGTCACAACCCGCGCGGCCATTCTGAGCGCCGCACGTGAGGCCGGGCTGAACGGCCCGGAAAACTGCGTGATTGGCATCGGCGTACCGTCCCCGCGATGGGCCGAAGCGGTGACCACCGGGCTGGAAGCCCTGACGGCGCTTGGCGCAGGGACACTGACCTTTTCAGACGCCGACGTGACCCTGATCGCGGCGGAGGGCACACCGCAGGGGCTGTTTGATCGGGTCATCGGCGAACTCGACGCCGACCTGCCCCCTGTCTTCTCGCTTCACGGCGTCTTGCCCGAGCCCCCGGAGGGCGGTCCAGAGGATGGCCCGCCAAGCTTTATCGCAACCCGCAGCCCGGAAGGGTATGTGCAACTGCGTGGCCGCCTGCCCGATGATCAAGCGGAGCGCGCGATCTATGCCTATGCCCGCGCCACGCTTGGCCGTGACGACACTTATCTGGCCACCCGCAATGATGACAATCTGCCCGATGGCTGGGTTATCCGCGTCCTGGCCGGGCTGGAGGCCCTTGCGTTGCTGAACAATGGCAGCCTGACGGTGGAGCCCGGCCTCGTCTCCATCCGCGGCAACACGGGCAGCCAATCGGCAGTATCTGACCTCTCGCGGCTTCTTTCCGAGAAACTGGGCGAGGCCGACAATTACGAGATCGACGTGACTTATCAGGAACTTCTGGACCCAACGGCCAACATTCCAACAGCCGAGGAATGCGTTGCGCGGATTACGACCCTTCTTGGCGAGCGCAAAATCACCTTTGATCCCGGCT includes:
- a CDS encoding efflux RND transporter periplasmic adaptor subunit, which codes for MRFFRRSVVGLFLISLTVGLLAWAGNTVYSALQSRWAEEGRPGAARERVFTAEVRTLEPQTATPVLTAFGEVRSRRTLELRAPAQGLVVELADGFEDGGAVEAGQLLLRIDPAEAQSARDTAAADMREAEAELRDAIRALDLAQEDVTAAQTQADLRARALVRQQDLAERGVGSAAAVETAELAAATADQAVLSRRQALAQAEARVDQAGTAIDRRRISLTEADRVLAETELRAGFSGVLAEVNVVAGRLVNRNEQIARLIDPERLEVAFRVSTTQYSRLLDDDGQLPRLPVTVVLDVFGLDVTAPAVLTRESGAVEEGQSGRLLFAQLQEVRGFRTGDFVTVQLEEAPLDNVALLPATAVDGDNRVLVLGADDRLEEAQVTLLRRQGDDVIIRAPPLHGREVVLARTPVLGAGIRINALRPTEGGEVETAPETVALDPDRRARLIAYVESNAFIPADVKERMLRQLNQDEVPARMVARIEARMGS
- the moaB gene encoding molybdenum cofactor biosynthesis protein B — its product is MSRIDESKEFLPVRIAVLTVSDTRGLAEDKSGDLLVQRLTDAGHKLAARQILRDERHQIADQLRAWCADPEIDVIISTGGTGLTGRDVTVEAHRDVYEKEIEAFGTVFTMVSMQKIGTSAVQSRATGGVADGTYLFALPGSSGACKDAWDEILRWQLDYRHRPCNFVEIFPRLDEHKRRK
- a CDS encoding aspartate carbamoyltransferase catalytic subunit — translated: MTFRQNHLLGIEPLHPEEITTILDLADRYAEMERGTQKHGDALTGLTQINMFFEASTRTQASFEIAGKRLGADVMNMAMAASSLKKGETLIDTALTLNAMHPDLLVVRHPHSGAVNLLADKVNCAVLNAGDGRHEHPTQALLDALTIRRAKGRLHRLNIAICGDIAHSRVARSNILLLGKLENRIRLIGPPTLIPSGVADWGVEVYDDMDAGLEGCDVVMMLRLQKERMDGAFIPSEREYYHRFGLDAEKLSAAKDDAIVMHPGPMNRGVEIDGTLADDINRSVIQEQVEMGVAVRMAAMDLLAQNLRAAREPQGVMV
- the pyrC gene encoding dihydroorotase, producing MTNALLHNARLIDPESGSDTLGWLRIEDGAIAEIGEGDRSGGTDCGGLCLAPGIIDLGVKVGEPGERHKESFRTAGAAAAAGGVTTIVTRPDTTTPIDTPEVLDFVRRRGQEAAPVRFRPMAALTKARDGREMTELGFLLDAGAVAFTDGDRVTTDIKVLSRCMTYARSLGALIVAHPQDPGLSAGAAVTSGKFASLRGLPAVSPMAERIGLERDLALVEMTGARYHADQISTTAALPALTRAKAAGLDVTAGVSIHHLTLNELDVADYRTFFKVKPPLRSEEDRMAMVEAVRDGLIDVICSMHTPQDEESKRLPYEAAASGAVGLETLLPAALRLYHAEQLTLPELFRAMSLNPARRLGLPGGRLAEAAPADLVLFDPDAPFVLDRFTLRSKSKNTPFDGQRMQGRVEQTFVGGDVVYDRGAA
- the plsY gene encoding glycerol-3-phosphate 1-O-acyltransferase PlsY — its product is MIPAIETAGATLALVAIAAYLLGSVPFGLVIARLFGLGDIRQIGSGNIGATNVLRTGNKLAAFLTLILDAGKGGIAVLLARALFADDAAQIAGFMAFLGHCFPVFLGFKGGKGVATFLGTLLALFWPAGIAACLTWLVTAAISRISSLSALVAAVLTPVWMTLLGMPEASIVTVALAALILVRHQKNIERIRDGSEPRIGK
- a CDS encoding DUF805 domain-containing protein, whose protein sequence is MNFQTAVRTVLLEKYATFSGRARRAELWWFVLFNIVVSIILSIIDRAIFGVSMETGMTNSVLGVIYSLAVLLPSITVGARRLHDIGRSGWWLLIAFIPLIGALILIYWYIQPSQDGSNEHGPNPITGD
- a CDS encoding GNAT family N-acetyltransferase gives rise to the protein MIPATLDDREAIIVFLGQHVMTAMFPLSNLLRYGMAGGHRHAMRFWIARKGEEITDLLGVSESGMVMPQGTSAAPWSDARTLLHDLPLAGFVGAKDQVRPLRTALGLSAQPMSIDDDEPQFALDLSDLRVPDGPGELVPLSDTHRQFLYAWRVAYEIEVVGRSPERAEAEAEAAISDWLVQGSHAVLIDDGVPLALTGINASALDVVQVGGVYTPPELRGRGYARRAVALHLAGLRDAGRASRATLFAASESAARAYIAIGFERIGTFSICLFEEPTHV